Proteins encoded in a region of the Rhizobium sp. CC-YZS058 genome:
- a CDS encoding class I SAM-dependent methyltransferase, producing the protein MSRLDSFIARVLAQRIILDHVREDLDIPVEGAVLEVGLGNGRTYDHLRETFTGRRIIAFDRAVGSHPASTPAPEDLVLGEIAETLPRFAGSAAAFAHADIGTAYRDVDERTKSWLPGALAAALASGGIAASGLPLDHPELKPLPVPDGVDPDRYFLYRRT; encoded by the coding sequence ATGAGCCGCCTCGACAGCTTCATCGCCCGCGTCCTCGCCCAGCGCATCATTCTCGACCATGTGCGCGAGGATCTCGACATTCCGGTTGAAGGAGCCGTGCTGGAAGTCGGGCTTGGCAATGGCCGCACCTACGACCATCTGCGCGAAACATTCACCGGACGCCGGATCATTGCCTTCGATCGCGCGGTCGGCTCGCATCCGGCCTCCACCCCGGCGCCGGAGGACCTTGTGCTGGGCGAGATCGCCGAAACCCTGCCGCGCTTTGCCGGCTCTGCCGCGGCCTTCGCCCATGCCGATATCGGCACGGCCTACAGGGACGTCGACGAGCGGACCAAGAGCTGGCTGCCGGGTGCGCTCGCCGCGGCCCTTGCATCCGGCGGCATCGCCGCAAGCGGCCTGCCGCTCGACCACCCCGAGCTCAAGCCGCTGCCGGTGCCGGACGGCGTCGATCCCGACCGCTATTTCCTTTACCGGCGCACATAA
- a CDS encoding FkbM family methyltransferase, which translates to MVTPLLTRWRRERRKLRNRLARRFFATRYGRELLVQCISPKVLSMTADCGDHVMTFSPHDYIGRKIYRKGQFERDHVDRLIAVLAREGLLPTEGTLLEIGANIGTQSLYFALSGHFKRVVSIEPDPRNADLLERNIVDNGLTGRILPVRCAAGESEGTIDFFQHRDNHGKSSALPASAQGIKPDRQTRITVPVRPVGAILADLAIAPQEIDLIWMDIEGYEPVAVRAMQPLLDRRTPFYLEFSPVFYGVEGTRSFAATLARAYERCILFHEDRLEPMRVSELPLDLPQFDLLLLP; encoded by the coding sequence TTGGTGACGCCGCTTCTGACCCGATGGCGCCGGGAACGGCGCAAGCTGCGCAACCGCCTGGCGCGGCGCTTCTTCGCCACGCGCTATGGCCGCGAATTGCTGGTCCAGTGCATCAGCCCCAAGGTGCTGAGCATGACCGCCGATTGCGGCGACCATGTCATGACCTTCTCGCCGCACGATTATATCGGCCGCAAGATCTACCGGAAGGGCCAGTTCGAGCGCGACCATGTCGACCGCCTGATCGCCGTGCTGGCCAGGGAAGGCCTGCTGCCGACCGAAGGAACGCTGCTCGAGATCGGCGCCAATATCGGCACGCAGAGCCTTTATTTCGCGTTGAGCGGCCACTTCAAGCGCGTCGTCAGCATCGAGCCGGATCCGCGCAATGCCGACCTCCTGGAGCGCAATATTGTCGATAACGGGCTTACCGGCCGGATCCTGCCCGTACGCTGCGCGGCGGGCGAGAGCGAAGGGACGATCGACTTCTTCCAGCACCGCGACAACCATGGCAAGAGCAGCGCCCTGCCGGCCTCCGCCCAGGGCATCAAGCCCGACCGGCAGACGCGCATCACGGTGCCGGTGCGCCCGGTCGGCGCCATCCTCGCCGATCTCGCGATCGCGCCGCAGGAGATCGATCTGATCTGGATGGACATCGAGGGCTATGAGCCGGTGGCCGTGCGCGCCATGCAGCCGCTGCTCGACCGACGCACCCCCTTCTATCTCGAATTCTCGCCGGTCTTCTACGGCGTTGAGGGCACCCGCAGCTTTGCGGCCACACTCGCCCGCGCCTATGAGCGCTGCATCCTGTTTCACGAGGACCGGCTGGAGCCGATGCGGGTGAGCGAGCTGCCGCTCGACCTGCCGCAGTTCGACCTGCTCCTGCTGCCCTGA